The following coding sequences are from one Bradyrhizobium sp. WSM471 window:
- a CDS encoding pirin family protein, translated as MSWQPSNDPVLGDPMSCDALDLVIVPRTRDLGDGFAVRRALPHGKRQMVGPFIFFDHFGPVQFVSGKGMDVRPHPHIGLATVTYLFDGAIMHRDSEGNIQEIQPGAMNLMTAGRGIAHSERTPDVQRASGQKMLGLQSWIALPAGSEEIAPSFQHYGAGDLPMVSERDFTAKVIAGSAFGVTSPVSMVSPWFYTEVTAVAGAIVPLDPDHEERAIYVVDGEVEIANERYEGPRLLIFRPGDRITVKVLKATRMMFLGGDALEGPRHIWWNFVSSSKERIEQAKQDWKTGRFAAVPQEHEFIPLPE; from the coding sequence ATGAGCTGGCAACCCTCGAACGATCCCGTGCTCGGCGATCCCATGTCCTGCGATGCGCTCGATCTCGTCATCGTGCCGCGCACGCGCGATCTCGGCGATGGCTTCGCGGTCCGGCGCGCATTGCCGCACGGCAAGCGCCAGATGGTCGGTCCCTTCATCTTCTTCGACCATTTCGGGCCGGTGCAATTCGTCTCCGGCAAGGGCATGGATGTTCGGCCGCATCCGCATATCGGGCTTGCCACCGTCACCTATCTGTTCGACGGCGCTATCATGCATCGCGACAGTGAGGGCAACATCCAGGAGATCCAGCCCGGCGCGATGAATTTGATGACGGCCGGCCGCGGCATCGCGCATTCCGAGCGCACCCCGGATGTACAACGCGCCTCGGGGCAGAAGATGCTCGGCCTACAAAGCTGGATCGCGCTGCCGGCCGGATCGGAAGAGATCGCGCCGTCGTTCCAGCACTACGGCGCTGGTGACTTGCCGATGGTCTCCGAGCGCGACTTCACCGCGAAAGTGATCGCGGGCTCGGCCTTCGGCGTCACCTCACCTGTTTCGATGGTGTCGCCCTGGTTCTATACCGAGGTCACGGCGGTCGCGGGCGCGATCGTGCCGCTCGATCCTGATCACGAGGAGCGCGCCATCTACGTCGTCGACGGCGAGGTCGAGATCGCGAACGAGCGCTACGAGGGGCCGCGACTGCTGATCTTCCGTCCGGGCGACCGCATCACGGTGAAGGTGCTCAAAGCCACACGGATGATGTTTCTGGGCGGCGACGCCCTGGAAGGCCCGCGCCACATCTGGTGGAATTTCGTCTCCTCCAGCAAGGAGCGGATCGAGCAGGCCAAGCAGGACTGGAAAACCGGCCGCTTCGCGGCGGTTCCGCAGGAACATGAGTTCATTCCGCTGCCGGAATAG
- a CDS encoding phosphoribosylaminoimidazolesuccinocarboxamide synthase, protein MTTMLSSDLPLPKIGRGKVRDIYAVDDDRLLLVTTDRISAFDVVMGETIPMKGAVLTQISAFWFNELEGVVPHHMISADTNEIVAAVPALRPHRAEILGRAMLCRRTTVFPIECVIRGYLSGSAWKEYAASGTLAGEKLKAGLVESEKLEPSIFSPATKAETGHDENITIAKMREVVGDETAYTLESMTRAIYTLGEELAREQGIIIADTKFEFGRDKDGRIILIDEVMTPDSSRFWAVDAYKPGQPQASFDKQPLRDYLDVERRAGRWNGDAPPPPLPASVVDATSKRYLEAYRRVTGSELKL, encoded by the coding sequence ATGACCACCATGCTCTCCAGCGACCTGCCGCTGCCCAAGATCGGGCGCGGCAAGGTACGTGATATCTACGCCGTCGACGACGACCGCCTGCTGCTCGTCACCACCGACCGCATCAGCGCCTTCGACGTCGTGATGGGCGAGACCATCCCGATGAAGGGCGCGGTCCTGACGCAAATCAGCGCGTTCTGGTTCAACGAGCTCGAAGGCGTGGTGCCGCATCACATGATCAGCGCCGACACCAACGAGATCGTCGCCGCCGTGCCGGCCTTGAGACCGCATCGCGCCGAGATTCTCGGCCGCGCCATGCTGTGCCGCCGCACCACGGTATTTCCGATCGAATGCGTGATCCGCGGTTATCTCTCGGGCTCGGCCTGGAAGGAATATGCGGCAAGCGGCACGCTGGCCGGCGAAAAGCTGAAAGCGGGACTGGTCGAGAGCGAGAAGCTGGAGCCTTCGATCTTCAGCCCGGCGACCAAGGCCGAGACCGGCCATGACGAGAACATCACCATCGCGAAGATGCGCGAGGTCGTCGGCGACGAGACGGCCTATACGCTCGAGAGCATGACGCGCGCGATCTACACGCTCGGCGAGGAGCTCGCCCGCGAGCAGGGCATCATCATCGCCGACACCAAGTTCGAATTCGGCCGCGACAAGGACGGCCGCATCATCCTGATCGACGAGGTGATGACACCTGATTCCTCGCGATTCTGGGCCGTCGACGCTTACAAGCCCGGCCAGCCGCAGGCGAGCTTCGACAAGCAGCCGCTGCGCGACTATCTCGACGTCGAACGCCGCGCCGGCCGCTGGAACGGCGACGCCCCGCCGCCGCCTTTGCCGGCAAGCGTGGTGGACGCGACCAGCAAGCGGTATCTGGAAGCGTATCGCCGCGTGACGGGAAGTGAGCTAAAGCTTTAG
- a CDS encoding SLC26A/SulP transporter family protein, with amino-acid sequence MTDPAIGFTPSTGLNPALKRALNDILGGSAASVLTVTFGLSYSLLIFAGPLSPYLSYGITATFVSSAVLAAVVALGSSLPFAIAAPDSSTAAVTGILAASVVERIEIANLSTPLLSPILITLGLSTMLTGLVLCGLGLTRLGRAIRYVPYPVVGGFLGATGLLIVMGAVRVITDHPLQFATLSHFANRTIVLELGAACAMALVLYLTWHRSRSPFGLPIILVGGVLTAHLAFWLTGVSFDEARTLGWTFQAPPQAVFMLPWHTDDLVRYPWFAIPDLLGNVVAVIFVTASSTLFNTTGIEVATHREANLECELNVTGAANILTGLLGGYAGCSSTSRSMLNFSSGGRGRLSGLTAAALSLLVLAVAPELLGFIPKFVLGGLLLYLGADQLHKWIIESRKRLSKLEYLSLIAIIAIIVAWGFVPGILIGVIIGCATFAFSAARVESIKYSFDGAEYRSSLDRSRDDQDVLLAHGGKIQGLNLQSYLFFGSANRLYQHVKRLLQERPECRYLLFDFKLVTGVDSSAAYSFAQIKRSAGELGVELILVHLSAAAEKVLRSSDFVGDGVTIIPELDRALEWCENELISQHQELAQEEASLRDWFTRMLGSEDGADELIRRCQRIEVEAGEVIVQAGDPADSMHFILDGRVGIMIPADDDRTTRVRSLGRYTTIGEMGLVSQTPRSATIQAEVDSVLYVLNTHQFDAIKTEDPELSHKLLTYFVSVMAERLTFANRTIAVLRR; translated from the coding sequence GTGACCGATCCCGCAATTGGCTTCACTCCGTCGACCGGGCTTAATCCGGCGCTCAAGCGCGCGCTGAACGATATATTGGGCGGCAGCGCCGCCAGCGTCCTGACCGTCACGTTCGGGCTGTCCTATTCGCTGCTGATCTTCGCGGGGCCGCTGTCGCCCTATCTGTCCTACGGCATCACGGCAACTTTCGTCAGCTCCGCGGTACTTGCGGCCGTCGTCGCGCTCGGCAGCTCCCTGCCCTTCGCGATTGCAGCCCCCGACAGCTCGACTGCCGCGGTGACGGGTATCCTGGCCGCCTCGGTGGTCGAACGTATCGAGATCGCGAACCTGTCGACGCCGTTGCTGTCACCGATCCTGATCACGCTCGGCCTGTCGACGATGCTGACGGGATTGGTGCTGTGTGGCCTCGGCTTGACGCGGCTTGGCCGCGCCATCCGCTACGTGCCTTATCCGGTGGTCGGCGGCTTCCTCGGCGCAACCGGACTTCTCATTGTCATGGGTGCGGTCCGGGTGATCACCGACCATCCGCTGCAATTCGCGACGCTGTCGCACTTCGCCAACCGCACCATCGTGCTGGAGCTCGGTGCCGCCTGCGCCATGGCGCTGGTGCTGTATCTCACCTGGCACCGCTCGCGCAGCCCGTTCGGACTGCCCATCATCCTGGTCGGCGGCGTGCTCACCGCGCATCTGGCGTTCTGGCTCACCGGCGTTTCCTTCGATGAGGCGCGCACGCTGGGCTGGACCTTTCAGGCCCCGCCGCAAGCGGTCTTCATGCTGCCCTGGCACACCGACGATCTCGTCCGCTATCCCTGGTTTGCCATCCCGGACCTGCTTGGCAATGTCGTTGCCGTCATCTTCGTCACGGCCTCGAGCACGCTGTTCAACACCACCGGCATCGAGGTGGCCACGCATCGCGAAGCCAATCTGGAGTGTGAGCTGAACGTCACCGGCGCCGCCAATATCCTGACCGGCCTGCTGGGCGGCTACGCCGGCTGCAGCTCGACCAGCCGCTCGATGCTTAATTTCTCCAGCGGCGGCCGCGGGCGCCTGTCCGGCCTCACGGCCGCAGCGCTGTCCCTGCTGGTGCTCGCCGTCGCACCCGAGTTGCTCGGCTTCATCCCCAAATTCGTGCTCGGCGGCCTGTTGCTCTATCTCGGCGCCGACCAGTTGCACAAATGGATCATCGAGTCGCGCAAGCGTCTGTCGAAGCTCGAATATCTGTCGCTGATCGCCATCATCGCGATCATCGTCGCCTGGGGTTTCGTGCCGGGCATCCTGATCGGCGTCATCATCGGCTGCGCAACGTTTGCGTTCAGCGCCGCGCGGGTCGAATCGATCAAATACAGTTTCGACGGCGCGGAGTACCGCTCCTCGCTCGACCGCTCGCGCGACGACCAGGACGTGCTGCTGGCCCATGGCGGCAAGATCCAGGGCCTCAATCTCCAGAGCTATCTGTTCTTCGGCTCCGCCAACCGGCTCTACCAGCACGTCAAGCGATTGCTTCAGGAGCGCCCCGAATGCCGCTATCTGCTGTTCGACTTCAAGCTCGTCACCGGCGTGGATTCATCGGCTGCCTATAGCTTTGCCCAGATCAAGCGCAGCGCTGGCGAACTCGGCGTCGAGCTGATCCTGGTGCATCTGTCGGCTGCGGCCGAGAAGGTGCTGCGCTCCAGCGACTTCGTCGGCGACGGCGTCACCATCATCCCCGAACTCGATCGCGCGCTGGAATGGTGCGAGAACGAGCTCATCTCGCAGCATCAGGAGCTGGCGCAGGAAGAAGCCAGCCTACGCGACTGGTTCACGCGCATGCTCGGCAGCGAGGACGGCGCCGACGAACTGATCCGCCGCTGCCAGCGCATCGAGGTCGAAGCCGGCGAGGTCATCGTGCAGGCCGGCGACCCCGCCGATTCCATGCATTTCATCCTCGACGGCCGCGTCGGCATCATGATTCCGGCCGACGACGACCGCACCACGCGCGTGCGCAGCCTCGGCCGTTACACCACGATCGGGGAGATGGGGCTGGTGTCACAGACACCGCGCAGCGCGACGATCCAGGCCGAAGTCGACAGCGTGCTCTACGTGCTGAATACGCACCAGTTCGACGCCATCAAGACCGAGGATCCGGAGCTTAGCCACAAGCTGCTGACCTATTTCGTGTCGGTCATGGCGGAGCGGCTGACGTTTGCGAACCGGACGATCGCGGTGTTGCGGCGCTAG
- a CDS encoding NAD-dependent succinate-semialdehyde dehydrogenase, with product MTPTATARAQHATSNLRDRLKDPSLLKEACYIDGAWVGSPVFAVNNPATGVELAKVPQLSADDATRAVEAAERAFPAWAKHTAKQRSNILRKWFELIVANREDLALILTSEQGKPLTEALGEVDIGAAYIEFFAEEARRVYGETIPTQRPDARLLAIKQPIGVCGAITPWNFPNSMITRKVSPALAAGCTVVLKPANETPLSALALAVLAEKAGIPKGVLNIITGDAAPIGKVLCEHPAVRFVGFTGSTAVGKILYRQASVGVKRLGLELGGNAPFVVFDDADIDAAVEGAIVSKYRNMGQTCVCANRLYAQDKIYDEFVQKLSKKVAAMKIGDGTETGVTQGPLINLKAVDKVERHIADAVKRGAKVVTGGKRSELGRSFFEPTVLADVKPDSLVAQEETFGPLAPVIRFKDEADVIAMCNASPFGLASYFYSRDLGRVWRVAEALESGMVGVNTGLITTEVAPFGGVKESGLGREGSHHGVEEYVEIKYVMMAGV from the coding sequence ATGACCCCGACCGCCACCGCTCGTGCCCAGCACGCCACGTCCAATCTGCGCGACCGGTTGAAGGACCCGTCGCTTCTGAAGGAGGCCTGCTACATCGACGGCGCCTGGGTCGGATCGCCGGTCTTCGCCGTCAACAATCCCGCGACCGGCGTCGAGCTCGCAAAGGTTCCGCAGCTTTCGGCCGATGACGCCACCAGGGCGGTCGAGGCCGCCGAGCGCGCCTTCCCGGCCTGGGCCAAGCACACCGCCAAGCAGCGCTCCAACATCTTGCGCAAATGGTTCGAGCTGATTGTCGCCAATCGCGAGGACCTCGCGCTGATCCTCACCTCCGAACAGGGCAAGCCGCTCACCGAAGCCCTCGGCGAGGTCGACATCGGCGCCGCCTATATCGAGTTTTTCGCCGAGGAGGCCCGCCGCGTCTACGGCGAGACCATCCCGACCCAGCGGCCGGATGCGCGCCTGCTCGCGATCAAGCAGCCGATCGGCGTCTGCGGCGCCATCACACCGTGGAATTTCCCGAACTCGATGATCACCCGAAAGGTCTCGCCGGCGCTGGCTGCGGGCTGCACCGTGGTGCTTAAGCCCGCCAACGAGACGCCACTCTCGGCCCTGGCGCTGGCCGTGCTTGCCGAGAAGGCCGGCATCCCCAAGGGCGTGCTCAACATCATTACCGGCGATGCAGCGCCGATCGGCAAGGTGCTGTGCGAGCATCCGGCCGTGCGTTTCGTCGGCTTCACCGGCTCGACGGCGGTCGGCAAGATTCTCTACCGGCAGGCCTCCGTCGGCGTGAAGCGGCTCGGCCTCGAGCTCGGCGGCAACGCGCCGTTCGTGGTGTTCGACGACGCCGATATCGATGCGGCGGTCGAGGGCGCGATCGTCTCGAAGTATCGCAACATGGGCCAGACCTGCGTCTGCGCCAACCGCCTCTACGCCCAGGACAAGATCTACGACGAGTTCGTGCAGAAGCTGTCGAAGAAGGTCGCGGCGATGAAGATCGGCGACGGCACGGAAACCGGCGTCACGCAGGGCCCGCTGATCAATCTGAAAGCGGTCGACAAGGTCGAGCGCCACATTGCGGACGCCGTGAAGCGCGGCGCCAAGGTCGTCACCGGCGGTAAGCGCAGCGAGCTCGGACGCTCGTTCTTCGAGCCGACCGTCCTTGCCGACGTCAAGCCGGACTCGCTGGTGGCGCAGGAAGAGACCTTCGGCCCGCTCGCGCCGGTGATCCGCTTCAAGGACGAGGCCGACGTCATCGCGATGTGCAACGCCTCGCCGTTCGGGCTCGCCTCCTACTTCTACTCCCGCGATCTCGGCCGCGTCTGGCGTGTCGCCGAGGCACTGGAATCCGGCATGGTCGGCGTCAATACCGGCCTGATCACCACCGAAGTCGCGCCCTTCGGCGGCGTCAAGGAAAGCGGCCTCGGCCGCGAAGGCTCGCATCACGGCGTGGAAGAATATGTCGAGATCAAATACGTGATGATGGCGGGGGTGTAA